A single genomic interval of Eleutherodactylus coqui strain aEleCoq1 chromosome 3, aEleCoq1.hap1, whole genome shotgun sequence harbors:
- the CSDC2 gene encoding cold shock domain-containing protein C2: protein MSSDPTTPTQPLQSPKSPVAPSYPFHREGSRLWERSHLLLGELPSPLPTKRTRTYSATARASAGPIYKGVCKQFSRSQGHGFLIPENGTEDIFVHISDIEGEYVPVEGDEVTYKMCPIPPKNQKFQAVEVILTHLSPHTKHETWSGQIISS, encoded by the exons ATGTCTTCTGACCCCACCACACCAACGCAGCCTCTTCAGTCCCCAAAGTCACCAGTAGCTCCATCATACCCATTCCACAGAGAAGGGAGTCGACTCTGGGAGAGGAGTCATCTACTTCTTGGAGAACTGCCCAGCCCTCTTCCAACTAAGCGAACCCGTACATATTCAGC CACTGCAAGAGCTTCTGCAGGACCAATCTACAAGGGGGTCTGCAAGCAGTTCTCTCGTTCCCAGGGTCACGGCTTCCTCATTCCTGAAAAtggaacagaagacatatttgtACACATTTCTGA CATTGAGGGGGAATATGTGCCTGTAGAAGGAGATGAGGTGACATACAAGATGTGCCCGATTCCACCCAAGAACCAGAAATTTCAAGCTGTGGAAGTTATCCTGACTCACCTTTCTCCTCACACAAAGCATGAGACCTGGTCAGGGCAGATAATCAGTTCTTAG